The following proteins come from a genomic window of Schistocerca gregaria isolate iqSchGreg1 chromosome X, iqSchGreg1.2, whole genome shotgun sequence:
- the LOC126299120 gene encoding uncharacterized protein LOC126299120 isoform X2 — protein MSSDSKENHLHVGETTQCHGHPEEIPCTTNGGSEDVSAITASEEPDKFAHIEPSRDDKKQSNLAQDFEQNVPLNVSCNKFSPPVENSNVSKIAETSFPHDWDETATEQLVDSILLEAVGVPSPVSPLSSHDNDDGL, from the coding sequence ATGTCAAGTGATTCTAAAGAAAACCACCTCCATGTAGGGGAGACGACACAGTGCCATGGTCACCCTGAGGAGATTCCTTGTACAACAAATGGTGGTAGTGAAGATGTCAGTGCCATCACTGCCTCAGAAGAGCCAGACAAGTTTGCACATATTGAACCCAGCCGAGATGATAAAAAACAGAGTAATTTAGCACAAGATTTTGAACAAAATGTTCCATTAAATGTCTCCTGTAATAAATTTTCACCCCCAGTGGAAAATTCAAATGTCTCTAAAATCGCAGAAACTAGTTTTCCACATGACTGGGATGAAACTGCAACAGAACAGTTGGTTGACAGCATATTATTGGAAGCAGTGGGTGTGCCATCTCCCGTGTCACCACTGTCAAGCCATGACAATGACGACGGCCTTTGA